The following proteins are co-located in the Wenzhouxiangella marina genome:
- a CDS encoding Tll0287-like domain-containing protein, with amino-acid sequence MGLRGLSLALLCLAAPTFAQDAPPPWVGEARQSAQQLGTQLKQALLTAIESEGLIAAIEVCQRQAPAIAEELSGDQGSVGRTALRVRNPDNRPDAWEQRILAEFEARLAAGEAPGNLERFAIRRLDDRRVGHWMKAIPTDGLCLACHGSEIAPELRQAIEQRYPEDQATGFGPGSLRGAFSVQIELPSSD; translated from the coding sequence ATGGGGTTGCGTGGCCTGAGCCTGGCTCTGCTCTGCCTGGCCGCACCGACCTTCGCACAGGACGCGCCTCCGCCCTGGGTCGGCGAGGCGCGCCAGAGCGCGCAGCAGCTTGGCACCCAGCTCAAGCAGGCCCTGCTGACCGCCATCGAGTCGGAAGGTCTGATCGCGGCGATCGAAGTCTGCCAGCGGCAGGCCCCGGCCATTGCCGAGGAGCTGTCCGGTGACCAAGGTTCCGTGGGGCGCACGGCGCTGCGCGTCCGCAACCCCGACAATCGCCCCGATGCCTGGGAACAGCGAATTCTGGCGGAGTTCGAGGCTCGATTGGCCGCGGGCGAGGCCCCGGGCAATCTGGAGCGCTTCGCCATCCGCCGCCTCGACGACCGCCGCGTCGGCCACTGGATGAAGGCCATCCCGACCGACGGGCTCTGCCTCGCCTGCCACGGCTCGGAGATCGCGCCCGAACTGCGCCAGGCCATCGAGCAACGCTACCCTGAAGACCAGGCGACCGGCTTCGGACCGGGCAGCTTGCGCGGCGCATTCAGCGTGCAGATCGAGCTCCCCTCCAGCGACTGA
- a CDS encoding YgaP family membrane protein, with protein MNIDRIVFAFAGLVILLSLGLSQVHSVYWLWLTAFVGLNMFQAAFTGFCPLAMILKAMGRKPGHAFN; from the coding sequence ATGAACATCGACCGCATCGTTTTTGCCTTCGCCGGACTCGTGATCCTGCTCAGCCTCGGCCTGTCCCAGGTCCATAGCGTCTACTGGCTCTGGCTGACCGCCTTCGTCGGCCTGAACATGTTCCAGGCGGCCTTCACCGGCTTCTGTCCGCTGGCCATGATCCTCAAGGCCATGGGCCGCAAACCCGGACACGCCTTCAACTGA